Proteins found in one Methanospirillum hungatei JF-1 genomic segment:
- a CDS encoding helix-turn-helix domain-containing protein: MSHQKQIITLSLSPEIINRLNHFATEQNMSIEDIAGDLLSQALNIKKHDITRIVSCDRKTASVPTDHEILREIIHRQDEEISWLRGQIARLSTLSPTTHVIRHEYPALIQDPRAAMQRPVLQETKSSVAEEKESEGSAIPPAPISVDDVQYSLSESGIESEELIPSGFAGPERAGDRMLRDSIGGVMDEILYTVSEAAAIAGESESVLLEYIADGFLPALRDGPVCRIRGIDLRRYMMSK, translated from the coding sequence ATGTCTCACCAGAAACAGATCATCACCCTTTCCCTCTCTCCGGAAATTATAAACCGGCTCAATCACTTCGCTACAGAGCAGAACATGTCCATAGAGGATATTGCAGGTGATCTGCTCAGCCAGGCACTCAATATTAAAAAACATGATATAACGAGGATTGTATCCTGCGATCGGAAAACTGCCTCCGTCCCGACCGACCATGAGATTCTGCGTGAGATAATACACCGTCAGGACGAGGAGATATCATGGCTTCGGGGACAAATAGCCCGGCTTTCAACTCTCTCTCCCACGACTCATGTGATCAGGCATGAGTACCCTGCTCTCATTCAGGACCCCCGTGCGGCCATGCAAAGACCGGTGCTGCAGGAGACAAAATCCTCCGTCGCTGAAGAGAAGGAGTCTGAAGGAAGTGCCATCCCTCCCGCCCCGATCTCGGTGGATGATGTCCAGTATTCGCTTTCAGAATCCGGAATAGAATCTGAAGAACTTATTCCGTCAGGGTTTGCAGGGCCTGAACGGGCTGGTGACCGGATGCTCCGTGACTCAATCGGTGGAGTCATGGATGAGATTCTGTATACTGTGTCAGAAGCTGCTGCCATTGCCGGTGAGAGTGAGTCGGTACTGTTAGAGTATATTGCAGACGGATTTCTGCCAGCACTCCGTGATGGTCCCGTCTGTCGTATTCGGGGGATTGATCTTCGCCGGTATATGATGAGTAAATAA
- a CDS encoding cache domain-containing protein — protein sequence MIRSMASVGVFFIALSFLCAAGCIAQETGLEITSYGTITYIDLEGGFYGFIAQDGAQYLPLDLPDEYKQDGLLVDITGVIDTDVMTIQMWGQPLRILSITKHEGFTQSDSWYEGETSFLSPEEELAITTLQLRSSTALSKTLQDCDAAIAAYAAELKGKNLQGPDAQGYLEKVAKSNPAIFEVSLLDRSGTIIAVYPEKYSSSIGSNVKNQTMVASVIRNPAPGMSEYFETVEGEFAVSIIYPVYSSSLSVTGYLSVLLHPALLVESSLDSLTNGTDLNILVIQPDGTIIGHEGSLPATVSDPSAIQKIADLASSPVGTYLAGYDMLSLGDVVPSGEDKTLVYWNTVSLHNTSWRVMVF from the coding sequence ATGATTCGATCAATGGCATCGGTGGGTGTTTTTTTCATTGCACTCTCATTTCTCTGTGCTGCGGGGTGTATTGCACAGGAGACCGGTTTAGAGATCACGAGCTACGGGACTATTACCTACATCGATCTTGAAGGGGGTTTTTATGGCTTTATTGCTCAGGATGGAGCACAGTATCTTCCATTGGATCTGCCTGATGAATACAAACAGGATGGCCTGTTGGTAGACATTACCGGAGTCATTGATACAGATGTGATGACTATCCAGATGTGGGGGCAGCCACTTCGGATCCTCTCGATTACAAAGCATGAGGGGTTTACACAATCAGACAGCTGGTATGAGGGAGAAACCTCTTTTCTGTCACCCGAAGAAGAACTGGCAATAACAACCCTGCAACTCAGGTCTTCTACCGCTCTTTCAAAGACATTACAGGATTGTGATGCCGCCATCGCCGCATATGCCGCAGAGCTCAAGGGAAAGAATCTGCAGGGTCCTGATGCACAAGGCTATCTTGAAAAAGTAGCGAAGAGCAACCCTGCCATATTTGAAGTAAGTCTTCTTGACCGCTCCGGCACGATAATTGCAGTATATCCTGAAAAATACAGCAGCAGTATTGGTTCAAATGTCAAAAACCAGACGATGGTCGCCTCGGTTATCCGCAATCCTGCCCCTGGCATGAGTGAGTATTTCGAGACTGTCGAAGGAGAATTTGCAGTAAGTATCATTTATCCGGTCTACTCTTCATCGCTCTCAGTTACCGGATACCTCTCGGTGCTCCTCCATCCCGCTCTTCTGGTGGAGAGCTCCCTGGATTCATTGACAAACGGGACGGACCTGAACATCCTGGTGATCCAGCCTGATGGCACCATAATCGGGCATGAAGGGTCTCTGCCTGCCACGGTATCCGATCCTTCTGCGATTCAGAAGATCGCTGACCTTGCCTCATCACCGGTTGGAACCTATCTTGCCGGGTATGATATGCTCTCTCTGGGTGATGTAGTACCATCCGGCGAGGACAAAACTTTGGTATACTGGAACACCGTCTCCCTCCATAATACCTCTTGGAGAGTCATGGTTTTCTAA
- a CDS encoding DUF1294 domain-containing protein, with amino-acid sequence MNSIFFIPYFILNIISFALFGYDKHRAMREEYRLSERNLITVAFFGPFGAYAGMRIFRHKIRKPLFSIMVPVFILIHAGIYALLLSAFLSG; translated from the coding sequence ATGAATAGTATATTTTTTATTCCCTATTTCATTCTCAACATCATATCCTTTGCATTATTCGGGTATGACAAACACCGGGCTATGCGTGAAGAGTACCGGTTATCTGAACGGAATCTGATAACCGTGGCATTTTTCGGACCCTTTGGTGCCTATGCAGGGATGAGGATCTTCAGGCACAAGATTCGAAAACCACTCTTTTCCATAATGGTCCCCGTGTTTATCCTTATTCATGCCGGTATCTATGCCCTGCTTCTCTCCGCGTTTCTCTCCGGTTGA